The genomic stretch tgtctcatatctgaatctctactcatcgtaatacctagcatatgtgtgtgaccctctagacccaatatcaagctggtcataTGTTATATTTGTCAGAACTCATCGATTGCAGACGTATCAAGCCACTACATCATAGTCTCtagacaatataggggaatccaattcatttgaTATGTCTATCAttagttatcatatatctatagtccctcgtccatctaatatcctagagaccatatatcaggTATAGTATTGTCATACATTCTTTATGAAATTGTTAAGCTTATTCAATTCGTGACTCTTTATCACTTGCTCAGTTCATTAAACTTTATGAAATTGTTATCTTAAGGTACCCTTCCTTAACATATGtgatatattatatatgattCTCCCTTTAGAGAATTAGGACTTATCCCTCGTTATCTATCATATTGGAGAAGCTTTCCACTTTGCATCATTTCCTCTAAAAGTTTCAAGATCACCATCTCTTTCGACTATTCTACTTTGTTGAACAAATTATGTAATATTCTACCCCCACGAACATACTTATTAGATTGTGACTCTTCGTTAATATAGCCTCTGTCATGCctatcaaggcctagcaacatattgAACTTGTTATACACTTTAACTTTTTACGGACGTATCATTCTCATCCCAAtgaaaaagtttcaatgctctatgagtTACGATCACCTTGGAATAGCTACAAATAGttaatcgtccacatacaagctctTGTATGAGTATTGAATTCTTCGAGTTGGTAATTTCTTTCACcaatgtgagctttgcataactctttcgatcgtcGAGCAATCAATTCCTTATTACAtgatctcatcctttgccaagtacTCCACTTGCCTTGAGTATCATCAAGATTGATTGTCAACATTGAGCTGtcactcaaactcaaccatccctatTTTTATATATTACGTATTCTTTTCAACTCGCTTCTTGGTGCTTTTGCACGAAGGATTGATTATTCATCTGAATACCAATGTCGGATGCTTGCTCTTCTTAGTAATTCCTTTTCCTATGTCTGAACGTTCATTTTGTTTAAATGAGCACAcacgaactatatatatatatatatatatatatatatatatatatatatatatatatatatatatatatatatatatgcgcttGTGGTGACAAAATAAATATGAATCACGTACGATAAATATATGATTCAACACATATTAGATTCTGACTTTCCAACTTACACAAAAAAACCAAATTAGGCTTGACGTATGAATAACTGCCAAGTGAATCATACAAGTCAATTACGGAGAAGGAACTAAAGAAATGTATTTTCAGACTCATGATTTGAATTGATGTCATAATTAAGATCTTAAttagataacaaaaaaaaattccaaaGACTCAAACTCATAAGATCAATGAATATATTGTAAACTCATGATTTGATTTGATAACGATGATCTTGACTGATCACAAAAAAGATCTCAAAGACTAAAGCTGATAAGACATGACTCAATATATATcatattctaaaaataaataccAGTATGGTATTTGAAACCGTGCATCTGCATAGGGTGTTTATGCATCAAATTAGTTTGCATTTGGCTTACCATTGGATTTCAAGAGTAGATAAAGAAGATGTGTGTGCATCACATTATAATCAGATTGGCTTCTCAGTGGGAATTCAACTGCAATACGACAGAGTCGATCGGGTCCATGAAGCCGAAAGCTGCATTATTAGACCTGGTAAATTTATTCTGGTCACCTCCACTGATTCCACCAAGCTTTCGCATCTGTCTTTATGGTGTGGCCTTGCCgaaaaagattcataaagaagCTTTTGGTGCGAGGAAGGAAACCCTACCAACAGGAGGAAGTGGTCACACATAGCGTCGCCATTTCGCTTTTCTTGCCTTGGTCAAGATAATTTGACTGGTTGATGTTTACTGAAGAAGAAACGATGAGATTTATAGTTAAAGCTTATTAATATATTGCATGTTTTGAATAATCAAAGCTtttgataataatgatgatgttCCAATCAAAATCttatcatcacatcacctcttcaTTTCATCCAGTGTTTAACCAATACTTACGTGATATTTAATAATAGTTTATACATGCAACCAATCGTTTTAGCCGTGGAAGATAAGCGAATAAAAAGATTCAAGTTTGAAGGATAAAAATTCCCCCAAAAACTATATAGTTTGTTGATTCTAACATAAATGGTCAACCAATtaattacagaattttctttctgtAATGCATGTGAGATTTTATAATCATTCATAACAAGCATTAGATGTCAAGAACTCAACGAAGACTACCCCATAAACCAAACATAACCCTCCGAAAACCATCTAACATTTGAAAATTATGATCAGAGCATATCTGTATGAGGTGCTCTTATGAAAATTATAATAAGAGCATCTCATATGGGTTCCTCCTTAAATTTATGATGAAGCTCATCATAACACTCCATTAATGACCTTAGAAAGAAGCTTTTTCAGTCATATTTTGCAAGCATTAGTTTGTCCCCACCAATAATTAATTACAGACCATCTGGTGCTCAGTGGATGAAGAACATCTATAAAGTTGTCAACAGCACTTTATTTATGTCaattgtgtgtgtgagagagacagATTTGTTTCCCTCGTATTATTATCCATCCCCACTAATAATCAATTGCAGGCCATTTGGTGCTCGGTGGAATGGAGAACATCTTCTTTAAAGCTGCAAAATATTCTACAGATGGGACAACCCAGCAAGCATATTTCCATGTGCAGTTCACATCACTCATCCCTCACCCAGTCAACAGAAAAATACTTGGAACAGCAAAACAAATTGATCCACAAGGGACCATTTGGTTCTGATTGGCTTCACCTAACCAGTGATTTCTTCCTCTCCTCACATAAAAAATTATCTGCCATCTGTCACAATGATTTGTAAACCCCTCACAATATGATATCCCCTCAAGTTTGCATCATTTGTGGTACTctctgctgcagcagcagcagcagcagcagcagcagcagaagactTCTCACATGCATCAATGGAGTGTGGCCAAAAGCTTAGAAGAAGCTTCCTCGCAATCGGAGGGCAGTCAAAGGAGAGCGTCTTTTCCGTGAGCGTAGAATACCACGTCGTCGCCTGCATGCAGCAGAGGCGGGCGGGCTTTACGATACGTGGACGTCGCTGTCCTGTTCAAACATGTAACACGTGGGACTTTCAAGTTGGATTGAACTCTCCAATACATTTATGCATCCAATTTCTGAATTCAGATAAATTATCCGCGACGCGCATTGAATGATATTTAAATCCCATATAGCTGTAAAGTAGTCATATATTATGATGAGCTGGTAGTGACGTGTATCAAATATTTTCACGGTACGTTCGAAGGATCAGGCGGCTACCGTTTCCTCTACATGGTTACTTCCTATTGACTTGTCTATTGCGGTCTTTGGGCCTTTGGCCTTTATTTGCCTCGTCTCTCCTCCTTTGTCGTCCAATCCCCTCGCACTCTCCGACTCTGTTTAGCTCTCGCATCTGCTCGCGGCTTCCATGGAGTTCTCCGGCGCTGGTCTCCGCCTGCTTGTGGCTGCGCTGGCCCTGCTCTTCGTCACCTCCTCCGCCCAGGCAACCTGCCCCGCCCCCCTCGCACCTCCCACCCCCGCCCCTACCCCCacacccgctcccgctcccgctccagcCACCGCTCCCCCCACCCCGGCGCCTACGCCCGCCCCCACCGTCGCGCCTCCCACCCCGGCTCCGGCGCCGGTCGCCCCCACCCCAGCGCCGTCCCCGAAGGCCGCCTCCCCGGCACCGGAAGCTGCTTCCCCCACCCCCGAGGCACCCGTCTCCTCCCCTCCCGCTCCCCCTCCCTCCGGTGAGTCGCCGACCGAGGCGCCCAGCCCGCCAACCCCCAATACCGCTGCCGGGATCCGCTCAGCAGGATGGATCTCTGCCGCTGTGGCCGTCGCGGCCGTGGTGTACGCGTTCTAGGCCCTGTAAACAATGTCCGCCGCGGATTCCTCGTCGGGTGACGCACGAGGAGTCGGCACAAGTTCGCGACTCTCTCTTTCCCAATTtaacttcttggtgttatattgtggcgtttcttgttttcttttcctttctttctcctctCATTCCGTGTGCTTTTTCTggatattcttcttcttcttctcctcctgtaAACTGATCTAAGAATGGCTTCTCGTTACTGTGTGTGTGATAATTAATATATCATTGTGGTGAATTCTTGCGTCATAATTCGCATTCTGTCTTCTGCAATTACATACAGTCGGAGCGGCAACACTGGAAATTGGACTCGATTAAGAGAAAAAAATGTAGACAAAAAATGTTCCCCAAGTCTTAGGTTATTATAAGAGCTTGAGAAAGAGAGATAGAAAGAAGGCATGAATGGTAAATAGTGACTAAAATGGACGAGCCATTTGTTCCCTGCACACGTTTGCGTCCCCTAACAATCCATTTGTTCCCAGCAATCAATCCAAGAAAGCTTCGCCCTACAAATAACGCTGTGTATTCCACCCACGTTCTCCCACTTCAGTTGTTCTCTGCGTATTGATCTTTGCGACAGCCTGTGGTTCCATTTTGGGGCGCTTTTTGTTGGTCCAGGCTCGGATAATTGagcagaaaagaagagagagacaaataaagaaagaaagtaaTGTTTTAAAGATTTTTGATTGACGATAGGTGGCCAACCGTTCTTAATTTTGGTGGTCTAAATTTTATGTGTAGAATCCTTAcggtaaactctacaatcctgatTGTGTTAATCTACAGTTTATCCTTTCTAAGGCACTTACCAAAAATTTCCTTACGAGGAGATTCATCTATGTGACGAAGATATCTATCTCTGAGCTAAGAtctataatattaattttattatgatcatctgattattctagagaagacggattgtaaatttattatcattactatgatagtgaaagtttgaggtggactatggtccgtgatttttcccacattacgtttttcacgttaaaaagatttggtctcaatgtgattgatttttgctctattgtttatgctgtgctgattgatattttatttggatatcaagttggtattttgacgaTGAACCCGTTTTGATACTTTTCCTTTCTATCTCTtcatccagagagagagagagagagagagagagagagagagagagagagaggaaacagGAGCCATTCCTCCGTTGAGATTACTTACTACCAACACTAAATTATTCTCACATCTGACACCCACGAGTCCACAGATATTTCCTATAAGTAATCTTTA from Musa acuminata AAA Group cultivar baxijiao chromosome BXJ1-3, Cavendish_Baxijiao_AAA, whole genome shotgun sequence encodes the following:
- the LOC135635992 gene encoding arabinogalactan protein 1-like, whose translation is MEFSGAGLRLLVAALALLFVTSSAQATCPAPLAPPTPAPTPTPAPAPAPATAPPTPAPTPAPTVAPPTPAPAPVAPTPAPSPKAASPAPEAASPTPEAPVSSPPAPPPSGESPTEAPSPPTPNTAAGIRSAGWISAAVAVAAVVYAF